In Oryza glaberrima chromosome 8, OglaRS2, whole genome shotgun sequence, the following are encoded in one genomic region:
- the LOC127782217 gene encoding tobamovirus multiplication protein 2A has protein sequence MACRGFFECLLKLLNFVLTVAGLAMVGYGIYLLVEWMRISGGGGGAPPSPAPPAELLMFGRPMLTAVALGDGGSFFDKLPKAWFIYLFIGVGAIIFVISLFGCIGAATRNTCCLCCYAFLVILLILVEAGAAAFIFFDESWKDVIPVDKTENFDVMYDFLKENWEIVRWVALGSVIFEVLLFLLALVVRAMNKPAEYDSDDEIIATSRSTSIRQPLIHSQNVPATGVPVATLEQRASRNDAWSQRMREKYGLDTSQFTYNPSDPSRYQQNGAPPAEERNRCVIL, from the exons ATGGCGTGCCGGGGCTTCTTCGAATGCCTACTGAAGCTGCTCAACTTTGTGCTCAcggtcgccggcctcgccatgGTCGGATATGGGATTTACCTGCTCGTCGAGTGGATGAGGatttccggcggcggcggcggggcaccaccgtcgcccgcgccgcctgCTGAGTTGCTTATGTTTGGCCGCCCGATGCTCACGGCTGTTGCCCTAGGTGACGGTGGCAGTTTCTTCGACAAGCTCCCTAAAGCATG GTTCATCTATTTGTTCATTGGTGTTGGTGCAATTATCTTTGTGATCTCTCTGTTTGGTTGCATTGGAGCTGCAACAAGGAACACCTGCTGCTTGTGTTGT TACGCTTTCTTGGTCATATTGTTGATCCTTGTTGAGGCTGGAGCTGCTGCATTCATATTCTTCGACGAAAGCTGGAAAGAC GTAATTCCGGTGGACAAGACTGAGAATTTTGATGTAATGTATGACTTTCTCAAGGAAAACTGGGAGATTGTAAGATGGGTTGCTCTTGGTAGTGTCATTTTCGAG GTATTGCTTTTCCTTTTAGCACTTGTTGTCAGGGCAATGAACAAACCTGCTGAATATGACAGCGATGATGAGATCATCGCAACTTCTAGAAGCACTAGCATCCGGCAGCCACTAATTCATTCACAAAATGTTCCTGCTACTGGTGTTCCTGTTGCAACCCTTGAGCAACGCGCTAGCAGAAACGATGCATGGAGCCAGAGGATGCGTGAGAAG TATGGTCTGGACACAAGCCAGTTCACCTACAATCCGTCAGACCCAAGCAGATATCAGCAAAATGGTGCCCCTCCAGCTGAAGAAAGGAACCGTTGTGTTATACTGTGA